A window of the Aquimarina spinulae genome harbors these coding sequences:
- a CDS encoding SAM hydrolase/SAM-dependent halogenase family protein: protein MPIITLTTDFGIKDHFVSAVKGAIYTELPDAKVVDISHEISPFHITEAAYIIQNAYKSFPKGSIHIIGIDSEPNPENKHIAVKLDEHYFICANNGLVSLITSEFNPEKVVEINIHDAIVSNFPVLDVFVAVACHIARGGTLEVIGKTISEIKTIKGVTPIVNLGDKQIVGSIIYIDNYGNLVTNITRKLFDKIGKGRKFKITARTAVFEDVYNRYSDAINFDIEKSKREEDGKKLAVFNSSGYLELAIYKSNPKTVGGASSLFGLYYRDTVSISFE from the coding sequence ATGCCAATTATCACCTTAACTACAGATTTTGGAATCAAAGATCATTTTGTATCTGCGGTGAAAGGGGCTATTTATACCGAATTGCCAGATGCCAAAGTTGTTGACATATCCCATGAAATCTCACCTTTTCATATAACAGAAGCTGCATATATCATACAAAATGCTTATAAAAGTTTCCCAAAAGGAAGTATTCATATCATAGGGATCGATAGTGAACCAAATCCAGAAAATAAACATATTGCTGTAAAATTAGATGAACATTATTTTATATGTGCTAATAATGGACTGGTAAGTTTAATCACATCAGAATTTAATCCTGAGAAAGTTGTCGAAATAAATATTCATGATGCCATTGTTTCTAATTTTCCTGTATTAGATGTTTTTGTGGCTGTGGCCTGTCATATTGCACGAGGTGGTACACTAGAAGTTATTGGAAAAACTATCTCAGAAATCAAAACCATAAAAGGGGTTACTCCTATTGTAAATCTTGGAGATAAGCAAATTGTAGGTAGCATCATCTATATCGATAATTATGGTAATTTGGTTACCAACATTACGCGTAAGCTATTTGATAAAATAGGTAAAGGACGTAAATTTAAAATCACAGCACGTACAGCGGTATTTGAAGATGTATATAATAGATATAGTGATGCTATAAATTTTGATATCGAAAAAAGTAAGCGAGAAGAAGATGGTAAAAAATTAGCCGTCTTTAATTCTTCGGGATACTTAGAACTAGCGATTTATAAAAGTAACCCTAAAACTGTAGGAGGAGCCTCTAGTCTCTTTGGATTGTACTATAGAGATACGGTAAGCATTAGTTTTGAATAA
- the rmuC gene encoding DNA recombination protein RmuC — protein sequence MSEYTPIIIAVGVIIISIIVGFFIGKYVVSLQHNSEKSATNERANLLQSQFDELKNNTERQLSELTKEREEIRREKDFLNTELTRRNAEYENLQLKNASQKEEVEKLQEKFTKEFENLANKILEEKSNKFTEQNKENIKNILNPLQEKINTFEKKVEQTHKESIDYHAALRQQIVGLKDLNEQMSKEATNLTKALKGDSKMQGNWGELVLERVLEKSGLEKDREYFVQQSFTLDDGQRVMPDVVIYLPDSKKMIIDSKVALTAYERYINEENEDLRATHLKEHITSLKRHVDQLSEKNYQDLYDIESPDFILMFVPIEPAFAIAINQDNKLYNQAFEKNIVIVTPSTLLATLRTIDTMWNNEKQQRNAIEIARQAGALYDKFEGLVKDLTGVGKKIDDAKKDYSAAMNKLVEGRGNLITSVEKLKKMGAKAKKSLPEAVIKRATEENE from the coding sequence ATGTCAGAATACACACCGATTATCATTGCCGTTGGGGTAATCATCATATCAATTATTGTAGGTTTTTTTATTGGTAAATATGTAGTTTCATTACAACACAATAGTGAAAAAAGTGCTACTAATGAAAGAGCAAATTTGCTTCAATCTCAATTTGATGAGCTTAAAAACAATACCGAAAGACAACTTTCTGAATTGACTAAAGAACGTGAAGAAATTCGTAGAGAAAAAGATTTTCTCAATACAGAACTTACTCGTCGTAATGCAGAATATGAAAATCTTCAACTTAAAAATGCATCGCAAAAAGAAGAAGTAGAAAAACTTCAGGAAAAATTCACCAAAGAATTTGAAAACCTTGCCAATAAAATCCTTGAGGAAAAGTCTAATAAATTTACTGAACAGAATAAAGAGAATATTAAAAATATCCTGAATCCATTACAGGAAAAGATCAATACTTTTGAGAAAAAAGTAGAACAAACTCATAAGGAAAGTATCGATTATCATGCAGCACTGCGCCAGCAAATAGTAGGTCTTAAAGACCTTAATGAACAAATGAGCAAGGAAGCTACCAATCTCACCAAGGCACTTAAAGGTGATAGTAAAATGCAAGGTAATTGGGGAGAATTAGTACTGGAACGTGTATTAGAAAAATCTGGATTAGAGAAAGATAGAGAGTATTTTGTACAACAAAGTTTTACTCTAGACGACGGACAAAGAGTAATGCCCGATGTAGTGATTTACCTGCCAGACAGTAAAAAGATGATTATTGACTCCAAAGTAGCACTTACTGCATACGAGCGTTATATCAATGAAGAAAATGAAGACTTAAGAGCTACCCATCTCAAAGAACACATCACATCATTAAAGCGTCATGTAGATCAGCTTTCAGAAAAAAACTATCAAGATCTGTATGATATCGAATCACCAGATTTTATTTTAATGTTTGTTCCTATAGAACCTGCTTTCGCGATAGCGATTAATCAGGATAATAAATTATACAATCAGGCTTTCGAGAAAAATATAGTTATCGTTACTCCTTCTACTCTTTTGGCCACCCTACGTACGATTGATACCATGTGGAATAATGAAAAGCAACAACGTAATGCTATTGAGATTGCACGACAGGCAGGAGCTCTATATGATAAGTTTGAAGGGTTAGTAAAAGATCTTACCGGGGTAGGCAAAAAGATAGATGATGCCAAAAAAGATTATTCTGCTGCAATGAACAAACTGGTAGAAGGTAGAGGAAATCTGATTACCAGTGTCGAAAAACTCAAAAAAATGGGAGCTAAAGCCAAAAAATCATTACCCGAAGCTGTGATTAAAAGAGCTACCGAAGAAAATGAATAA
- a CDS encoding ABC transporter ATP-binding protein: protein MNREALNIVLKTEDLSIGYRTKKELNVIAADINLKLHEGELVGLVGANGIGKSTLLRTLSRVQPALHGKVMLSDIELQSYKSVELASQLSIVLTEQIASKNLTVQELVALGRQPYTNWVGKMAEEDIEQIRKAIEVTHIGDLVAKRCFELSDGQLQKVLIARAIAQDTPFIMLDEPTTHLDVYHKAYILKLLKRLAFETRKTILFSTHEIDFAIQLCDKMIVMNEDGFEFGRPKELVQCRAFSSLFPEDLILFDSKSGRYKVRN, encoded by the coding sequence ATTAATCGTGAAGCCCTAAATATCGTTCTTAAAACAGAAGATCTCTCTATTGGTTATCGCACCAAAAAGGAACTTAATGTTATTGCAGCAGATATCAATCTAAAATTGCACGAAGGAGAACTGGTAGGTTTGGTAGGTGCCAATGGTATCGGCAAATCTACTTTACTACGCACCCTATCCCGTGTACAACCTGCTCTTCATGGTAAAGTCATGTTATCTGACATAGAACTTCAATCCTACAAATCTGTCGAACTGGCTTCGCAGTTAAGTATTGTATTAACAGAACAAATTGCTTCAAAAAACCTAACCGTACAGGAATTAGTAGCTCTGGGTAGACAGCCTTATACGAACTGGGTAGGAAAAATGGCAGAAGAAGATATAGAGCAAATACGAAAAGCAATCGAGGTAACACATATTGGTGATTTGGTCGCCAAGAGATGTTTCGAACTTAGTGACGGGCAGTTACAAAAAGTACTTATCGCCCGTGCTATTGCTCAAGACACTCCTTTTATTATGCTGGATGAACCCACCACTCACTTAGATGTCTATCATAAGGCGTATATATTAAAATTACTCAAGCGTTTAGCTTTTGAGACCAGAAAAACTATTCTTTTTTCGACTCATGAAATCGATTTTGCGATACAATTATGCGATAAAATGATTGTAATGAATGAGGATGGTTTCGAATTCGGAAGGCCTAAAGAATTAGTACAATGTCGAGCATTTTCTTCTCTTTTCCCCGAAGACCTGATTCTTTTTGATTCTAAATCCGGAAGATATAAAGTAAGAAACTAA
- a CDS encoding MmcQ/YjbR family DNA-binding protein, which translates to MNIEEYREHCISKKGVTESFPFGKLPDVLVFKVLGKMFTVTDISSFKAISVKCNPDRVDILRETYTAVEPPSYMSKKHWNKIIMDYSIPDILIKQWIDDSYNLVVKKLPVRERNKLKES; encoded by the coding sequence ATGAATATAGAAGAATACAGAGAACACTGCATTAGTAAAAAAGGAGTAACCGAATCTTTTCCTTTCGGAAAACTTCCTGATGTTTTAGTTTTTAAGGTATTAGGAAAAATGTTTACCGTTACAGATATATCATCTTTTAAGGCTATAAGTGTAAAATGTAACCCTGATCGTGTTGATATCCTTAGAGAAACTTATACCGCTGTAGAACCTCCATCATACATGAGTAAAAAACATTGGAATAAAATAATAATGGATTACTCTATCCCAGATATTCTAATTAAACAATGGATAGACGACTCTTATAATTTGGTAGTCAAAAAATTACCTGTTCGGGAAAGAAATAAGTTAAAAGAATCGTAA
- a CDS encoding putative quinol monooxygenase, producing the protein MIIRIVKMGFLPDQIDAFLENFEQNKEKIRNFEGCSHLKLVRDVSQTNQFFTYSHWESEEHLNNYRNSALFKGVWANTKNKFSQRPEAWSVTEV; encoded by the coding sequence ATGATAATACGAATCGTAAAAATGGGATTCTTACCCGATCAAATTGATGCTTTTTTAGAGAACTTTGAGCAAAATAAAGAGAAGATCAGAAATTTTGAAGGATGTAGCCATCTAAAATTAGTAAGAGATGTAAGTCAAACCAATCAATTTTTTACATATAGTCATTGGGAATCCGAAGAACATCTCAATAACTATAGAAACTCTGCGTTATTCAAAGGAGTTTGGGCAAATACCAAAAATAAATTTAGCCAAAGGCCCGAAGCTTGGAGCGTAACCGAAGTTTAA
- the gldG gene encoding gliding motility-associated ABC transporter substrate-binding protein GldG: MFALIRKEINTFFSSAVGYLVIAIFLILNGLFLWVFKGQFNILDSGFADLSPFFQIAPWILLFLIPAVTMRSFAEERKQGTLEVLITKPIKNWQLVLGKYLGSLSLILIALIPSLLYILTIYQLGNPIGNLDIGSTIGSYIALLLLAASYTAMGIFSSSVTNNQIVAFLIALFLCFVFYFGFSGLANYNLPGAIHTFLEQLGMQLHYERMSQGILDTRDIFYFLSSILLFVLLTIIILKKGTAKQKIKPIGITLILAIVLFLTGNSIYNRFDLTQDGRFTLSEATENLVKEAAAPVVIDVLLEGNFPSEFRRLQSETKQILEEFNVINPNIQHIFTNPLEEEEVRAQTITELQKFGLTPMEVSVQENGKTETETLVPWAILSYQNRSVKISLIKNTIGATSEERVNSSIQQLEYAFADGLTKLLHPKKHKIAVLKGNGQLPDIKIADFIKTLQDYYFVGAFTLDSVAGNATKTLQELQKFDMIINAKPTKPFSEKEKYVLDQFVMNGGKSLWLLESVTMEIDSLMNPEGSSVAIMQDLRLGDALFSYGLRVNPVLVNDLYSAPLVLASGQGSKTQFTPYPWFYGSLTKSTGNHPIIKNTESVKFEFSNQIDTLKNGIKKTILLTSSDKSKIEGVPKEIQLENIIRKKPDIASYNEGPQNLAVLLEGSFKSTYKDRIKPHKIQDHKDKGVSTKMIVIADGDIIKNQTRKGQPIELGFDPTMNLKYGNKEFLLNAVNYLLDDSGLIEIRSKEVKISFLNIEKVVANKTLWQVINILVPLLILVIFGLLFSFIRKKKYRKIV; this comes from the coding sequence ATGTTTGCATTAATACGAAAAGAAATCAATACCTTTTTCTCCTCTGCCGTAGGGTATTTGGTGATTGCTATATTTTTAATTCTTAACGGACTCTTTTTATGGGTTTTTAAAGGGCAATTTAATATTTTGGATAGTGGGTTTGCCGATCTTTCGCCATTTTTCCAGATTGCACCATGGATATTGCTATTTCTTATCCCCGCCGTAACTATGAGAAGTTTTGCAGAAGAAAGGAAACAGGGAACTTTAGAAGTATTGATTACAAAACCAATTAAAAACTGGCAACTGGTATTAGGAAAGTATCTGGGTAGTTTATCCTTAATTCTAATTGCTTTAATTCCTAGTCTCCTTTATATACTTACTATTTATCAGTTAGGAAACCCAATAGGCAACCTAGATATCGGTAGCACTATAGGATCATACATTGCACTGCTATTACTTGCGGCTTCATATACTGCAATGGGCATATTTTCTTCTTCGGTTACCAATAATCAGATTGTTGCTTTTTTGATTGCTCTGTTTCTGTGTTTCGTTTTTTATTTTGGTTTTAGCGGACTTGCAAATTACAACTTGCCAGGGGCAATACATACTTTCCTTGAACAACTAGGAATGCAATTGCATTATGAACGTATGAGCCAAGGTATTTTAGATACCCGAGATATCTTTTATTTTTTAAGTAGTATTCTATTATTTGTACTTCTTACTATTATCATTCTTAAAAAAGGTACTGCCAAGCAGAAAATCAAACCTATTGGTATTACACTAATCCTTGCCATTGTTTTATTTTTGACAGGAAACTCAATATACAATCGTTTTGATCTTACCCAAGATGGTCGTTTTACACTTTCTGAGGCTACAGAAAACCTAGTTAAGGAAGCTGCTGCTCCTGTTGTTATCGATGTATTATTAGAAGGTAATTTCCCTTCAGAGTTTAGACGTTTACAATCTGAAACTAAACAAATATTAGAAGAGTTTAATGTCATAAACCCTAATATTCAGCACATTTTTACCAACCCATTAGAAGAAGAAGAAGTACGTGCCCAAACCATTACAGAGTTACAAAAATTTGGCCTAACCCCAATGGAGGTTAGCGTACAGGAAAACGGAAAAACCGAAACCGAAACCTTAGTTCCCTGGGCTATTCTAAGCTATCAAAACCGAAGCGTAAAGATTTCTTTAATCAAAAATACTATTGGAGCTACTTCCGAAGAACGAGTAAATAGTTCTATTCAACAATTAGAATATGCTTTTGCAGATGGGTTAACCAAGTTACTACATCCTAAAAAACATAAAATTGCCGTGCTTAAAGGAAATGGGCAATTACCCGATATTAAAATTGCCGATTTTATCAAAACGTTGCAAGACTACTACTTTGTAGGAGCGTTTACACTCGATTCGGTAGCGGGTAATGCGACAAAGACATTACAAGAGTTGCAAAAATTTGATATGATTATCAATGCTAAACCTACAAAACCGTTTTCTGAAAAAGAAAAATATGTATTGGACCAATTTGTAATGAACGGAGGAAAGTCATTGTGGCTATTAGAATCTGTAACTATGGAAATCGATAGTTTAATGAATCCCGAAGGATCCTCTGTTGCGATTATGCAGGATCTAAGATTAGGGGATGCTTTATTTTCTTACGGACTAAGAGTTAACCCCGTTTTGGTAAACGATTTATATTCTGCACCACTGGTTTTAGCTTCTGGACAAGGTAGTAAGACGCAATTTACTCCATATCCCTGGTTTTATGGATCACTAACCAAAAGTACTGGTAACCACCCTATTATTAAAAACACAGAATCTGTAAAATTCGAATTTTCGAACCAGATTGATACCTTAAAAAATGGTATAAAAAAGACGATATTACTTACAAGTTCTGATAAATCAAAAATAGAAGGGGTACCCAAAGAAATACAATTAGAAAATATTATTAGAAAAAAACCAGATATTGCTAGTTATAACGAAGGACCTCAAAACCTAGCGGTGTTACTCGAGGGAAGCTTTAAATCTACCTATAAAGATCGAATAAAGCCACACAAAATACAAGATCATAAAGACAAGGGTGTTTCTACAAAAATGATTGTTATTGCCGATGGCGATATTATTAAAAACCAAACGCGAAAAGGACAACCAATAGAGTTAGGTTTTGATCCTACCATGAATTTAAAATATGGAAATAAAGAGTTTCTGTTAAACGCAGTAAATTACTTGTTAGATGATTCTGGTCTTATCGAAATTAGGAGTAAAGAAGTCAAAATCTCATTTCTGAATATAGAAAAAGTTGTTGCCAATAAAACGCTATGGCAAGTTATCAACATATTGGTTCCCTTACTTATCCTTGTCATTTTTGGGCTTTTATTTTCGTTTATCAGAAAGAAAAAGTATAGAAAAATTGTTTAA